In one window of Eubalaena glacialis isolate mEubGla1 chromosome 13, mEubGla1.1.hap2.+ XY, whole genome shotgun sequence DNA:
- the CASS4 gene encoding cas scaffolding protein family member 4 has protein sequence MAAVVIGNDNDREFFLPCPQMFLARALYDNHPDCADELAFCRGDILTILEQNVPESKGWWKCLLHGRQGLAPANRLEILVEAPADRPCPPFLRGPEDASTSSQETYEVPTLLNPSSPGPVYEQMKSWVEGPLPPTVQVYEVPDPPASARIICEKTLCFPKQALFTIPRPARTSLPALPCQVYDVPTQSRCLPALKEPGKQQQLYDIPPRPQKAALGPPASQPNGQSVPLMSSIALRRGSCNTLPSPQKSEWIYDTPVSPEKADVRNSSLSSFVEKSGHRALPRYMSSFHSPQNSRATTLSPHPRKNVPMQKKLSLPEIPSYSFPPARDAFPLDEGASYQVPSSFLISRVEQQNTKLNIYDVPKATPSVPQAGKELAKADGPSDNSMDHNSSWFSGRAASLSPEPDSLSVSSSGSRASVLSSSSSTSSHSSSSFSEESARELPLDLDLAKETATALQHKVDRSVAGLMLFVSRRWRFRDYLEANVHAIRRAADCVEESLREFLDFACGVRGTACNLTDSKLQAKIRDQLQTISNSYQILLETKESLESCDWSLEVLVTNEVQNSLDDLERFVLTARMVPEDIKRFASLVIANGRLLFKPNCEKEDPAQLTPNAEFKLAKSIRLPQKEIESYQRNAPFQKQRESEHPPELLKKNRTNVCEQELPSLEEKEKPILEQRLDENKDLETQNPSSLSPRPLSQQNPAKKIRLSEHCRLYFGALFKAIGVLNSSLGNSQPPEIFITQSKLVIMVGQKLVDTLCQETQEKDVRNEILRGSSRVCSLLKDLALATKHAALQHPSPAALQHLQAEAKKLERHTQQFRGTLE, from the exons ATGGCTGCAGTGGTCATTGGCAATGATAATGACCGTGAATTctttctcccctgcccccagatgTTCTTGGCCAGGGCACTTTATGACAACCACCCCGACTGTGCCGATGAGCTGGCTTTCTGCAGGGGAGACATCCTGACCATTCTGGAACAAAATGTGCCGGAAAGCAAGGGCTGGTGGAAGTGTTTGCTTCACGGGAGGCAAGGCCTGGCCCCTGCCAACCGCCTTGAAATCCTCGTGGAGGCCCCCGCCGACAGGCCCTGTCCCCCTTTCCTGAGAGGCCCGGAAGATGCTTCCACCAGCTCCCAGGAGACCTATGAAGTGCCCACCCTGCTCAACCCCTCATCTCCAGGCCCTGTGTACGAGCAGATGAAGAGCTGGGTGGAGGGGCCTCTGCCTCCCACAGTCCAAGTCTATGAAGTCCCTGACCCACCTGCCAGCGCCAGAATCATCTGTGAAAAGACTCTATGCTTTCCAAAACAG GCCCTCTTCACAATTCCCAGACCTGCTCGGACCTCGTTGCCAGCTCTGCCTTGCCAGGTGTATGATGTGCCCACCCAGAGCCGGTGCCTCCCAGCCCTAAAG GAGCCAGGGAAGCAGCAACAGCTATATGACATCCCCCCCAGACCCCAAAAAGCAGCACTTGGTCCCCCTGCCAGCCAACCAAAC GGGCAGAGTGTTCCCCTGATGTCAAGCATTGCCTTAAGGAGAGGCAGCTGCAACACGTTGCCAAGCCCTCAGAAATCCGAATGGATTTATGACACGCCAGTGTCTCCGGAAAAGGCTGATGTAAGAAACTCATCTCTAAGCAGCTTTGTGGAAAAATCGGGGCACCGTGCTCTCCCCAGGTacatgtccagttttcacagcccTCAGAACAGCAGAGCAACGACCCTCAGTCCACACCCGCGGAAAAATGTGCCCATGCAGAAAAAACTCAGCCTTCCAGAGATTCCTTCTTATAGCTTTCCACCAGCCAGGGATGCATTCCCTTTGGATGAAGGTGCCAGCTACCAGGTCCCTTCAAGCTTTCTGATCTCCCGAGTGGAACAGCAGAACACCAAGCTGAACATTTACGATGTCCCTAAAGCGACGCCAAGTGTCCCCCAGGCTGGGAAAGAGCTGGCAAAAGCCGATGGGCCTTCAGATAATTCCATGGACCATAATTCCTCGTGGTTCTCCGGACGGGCAGCATCGCTGTCTCCTGAACCAGACAGCCTATCCGTTTCCAGCTCTGGCAGCAGAGCCAGcgtcctttcctcctcctcctccacgtcCAGCCACTCTTCTAGCTCCTTCTCGGAGGAGTCAGCCAGAGAGCTCCCCTTGGACCTGGACTTGGCCAAAGAGACAGCCACAGCTCTGCAGCACAAGGTGGACCGCTCTGTCGCGGGCCTGATGCTCTTTGTCAGCAGGCGGTGGAGGTTCAGAGACTACCTGGAGGCCAATGTCCACGCGATCCGCAGGGCTGCCGACTGCGTAGAGGAATCCTTGAGAGAATTTCTGGATTTCGCCTGCGGCGTCCGTGGGACCGCCTGTAACCTCACCGACAGTAAACTTCAGGCCAAAATTAGGGATCAGCTACAGACAATCTCCAACTCCTACCAAATCCTGCTTGAAACAAAGGAAAGTCTGGAGAGCTGCGATTGGTCCCTGGAAGTCCTTGTGACCAACGAAGTCCAAAACAGCCTGGATGACCTGGAGAGATTTGTCCTGACGGCGAGGATGGTTCCAGAAGACATCAAGAGGTTCGCCTCCCTCGTCATTGCCAATGGGAGGCTCCTTTTCAAGCCGAACTGTGAAAAGGAAGACCCCGCGCAATTGACCCCAAATGCAGAATTTAAGCTTGCAAAATCCATCCGGCTTCCCCAAAAGGAGATTGAATCATACCAAAGGAATGCTCCTTTTCAGAAACAAAGGGAAAGCGAACACCCTCCTGAACTATTAAAGAAGAATAGGACAAATGTTTGTGAACAG GAGTTGCCTAgcctagaagagaaagaaaaacccatCTTGGAACAAAGGTTGGATGAAAACAAAGACTTAGAAACACAG aATCCTAGCTCCCTTAGCCCCCGACCTTTGAGTCAGCAGAACCCTGCGAAGAAAATCCGCCTTTCTGAACACTGCCGCCTCTATTTCGGGGCACTCTTCAAAGCCATCGGCGTGTTGAACAGCAGTCTCGGCAACAGCCAGCCCCCCGAGATCTTCATCACACAGAGCAAGCTGGTCATCATGGTCGGGCAGAAGCTGGTGGACACGCTGTGCCAGGAGACCCAGGAGAAGGACGTGCGCAACGAGATCTTGCGTGGCAGCAGCCGCGTCTGCAGCCTGCTCAAGGACCTGGCGCTGGCCACCAAGCACGCCGCACTCCAGCATCCCAGCCCCGCCGCCCTGCAGCACCTCCAGGCCGAGGCCAAGAAGCTGGAGCGGCACACGCAGCAATTCAGGGGGACGTTGGAAtga